In one window of Zingiber officinale cultivar Zhangliang chromosome 11A, Zo_v1.1, whole genome shotgun sequence DNA:
- the LOC122032959 gene encoding glutamate synthase 1 [NADH], chloroplastic-like isoform X1, whose amino-acid sequence MASVPGSAFKLRNESVALSVIVNHKHNVSSGGSAARFPCLRRSQRVSLHSQFVGAKLRSCERVHLWRMDGPGRSPKLRIVAPSMSLSQVPEKPLGLYDPSFDKDSCGVGFIAELSGEYNRKTVSDSLEMLVRMAHRGACGCETNTGDGAGILVALPHGFFVEVTKDVGMQLPSPGQYAVGMFFLPQDDSRREESKVVFTKVAESLGHAVLGWRSVPTDNNDLGESARQTEPIIEQVFLTPSPRSSADLEQQMYILRRISMVAIRAALNLQHGGAKDFYICSLSSRTVVYKGQLKPDQLKDYYYADLGDERFTSYMALVHSRFSTNTFPSWDRAQPMRILGHNGEINTLRGNVNWMKAREGLLKCKELGLSKNEMKKLLPIVDASSSDSGAFDGVLELLVRAGRSLPEAVMMMIPEAWQNDKNMDPDRKALYEYFSALMEPWDGPALISFTDGRYLGATLDRNGLRPGRFYITHNGRVIMASEVGVVDIPPAEVARKGRLNPGMMLLVDFENHVVVDDETLKQQFSQARPYGEWLRRQKICLEDVINSVPKSESIPPSIFGTVRSQTHDEDMENMGLHGLLAPLKAFGYTVEALEMLLLPMAKDATEALGSMGNDAPLAVMSNREKLSFEYFKQMFAQVTNPPIDPIREKIVTSMECMIGPEGDLTETTEEQCHRLSLKGPLLSIDEMEAVKKMNYRGWRSKVLDITYPKEQGRKGLEETLDRICSEARSAIHKGYTTLVLSDRGFSSNHVAVSSLLAVGAVHQHLVSTLERTQVGLLVESAEPREVHHFCTLVGFGADAVCPYLAIEAIWRLQIDGKIPPKADGKFQSREDLVKKYFKASNYGMMKVLAKMGISTLASYKGAQIFEALGLSSEVIEKCFKGTPSRVEGATFEMLAGDSLRLHELAFPTRAPPPSNAEALPNPGDYHWRKGGEIHLNDPLAIAKLQEAAKANSITAYKEYSKRIQELNKNCNLRGILKFKDVTEKVPLDEVEPASEIVKRFCTGAMSYGSISLEAHTTLAIAMNKIGGKSNTGEGGEQPSRMEPLRDGSRNPKRSSIKQVASGRFGVTSYYLSNADELQIKMAQGAKPGEGGELPGHKVIGDIAVTRNSTAGVGLISPPPHHDIYSIEDLAQLIYDLKNSNPGARISVKLVSEAGVGVVASGVVKGHADHVLISGHDGGTGASRWTGIKNAGLPWELGLAETHQTLVANNLRGRTVVQTDGQLKTGRDVAIAALLGAEEFGFSTAPLITLGCIMMRKCHKNTCPVGIATQDPILREKFAGEPEHVINFFFMLAEEVRDIMSQLGFRTMTEMVGRADMLEIDKEVTSSNEKLRNIDLSLLLRPASDIRPGVPQYCIQKQDHGLHVALDQKLISSSKAALEKGLPVYIEMPVRNVNRAVGTMLSHEVTKRYMLKGLPTDSIHIKLVGSAGQSLGAFLCPGITIELEGDSNDYVGKGLCGGKIVVYPPRESQFDPKENIVVGNVALYGATNGEAYFNGMAAERFCVRNSGARAVVEGVGDHGCEYMTGGSVVILGKTGRNFAAGMSGGIAYVFDIDGMFQTRCNPELVDLEKVEDEEDITTLRMMIQQHQRYTRSVLAREVLSDFESLLPKFFKVFPRDYRMILQKIKAEENVKESEEQEEKELMETDAFEELKKLAAASSVAKKEEDLAAAKRPTQVDNAVKHRGFIAYERQSISYRDPNDRIKDWKEVANECKPGPLMKTQSARCMDCGTPFCHQENSGCPLGNKIPEFNELVHQNRWREALDRLLETNNFPEFTGRVCPAPCEGSCVLGIIENPVSIKSIECAIIDKAFEEGWMIPRPPQKRTGKRVAIVGSGPAGLAAADQLNKMGHLVTVYERADRIGGLMMYGVPNMKTDKVEIVQRRVDLMTKEGVNFVVNAHVGTDPKFSLDHLRSQNHAIVLACGATKPRDLPVPGRELSGVHFAMEFLHANTKSLLDSNLWDGKYLSAQGKKVVVIGGGDTGTDCIATSIRHGCTNLVNLELLPEPPKKRAPGNPWPQWPRIFRVDYGHEEATSKFGKDPRTYEVLTKRFVGDENGVVKGLEVVRVHWAKDSSGKFKFEEIKGSEETIEADLVLLAMGFLGPESAIADELGLELDNRSNFMAEYGHFATSVDGVFAAGDCRRGQSLVVWAINEGRQAAAQVDKYLMKDVDTRSKDSPSASSEDLVQKITAQGK is encoded by the exons ATGGCTTCAGTCCCCGGGTCAGCCTTTAAGCTCCGGAATGAATCGGTGGCGCTCTCAGTCATTGTCAATCATAAGCACAACGTCTCTAGTGGTGGTAGTGCTGCACGATTTCCATGCCTTAGACGCTCTCAAAGGGTGTCCTTGCATAGCCAGTTTGTTGGGGCAAAGCTCCGATCTTGTGAACGCGTTCATCTTTGGCGGATGGATGGTCCAGGACGTTCACCTAAGCTAAGAATCGTTGCTCCATCCATGTCCCTGTCACAGGTGCCAGAGAAGCCGCTTGGTCTCTATGATCCATCTTTCGATAAAGATTCTTGTGGTGTTGGTTTCATTGCTGAGCTATCTGGAGAGTATAACCGGAAAACA GTTTCTGATTCTCTGGAGATGCTTGTTCGAATGGCCCATCGTGGCGCATGCGGCTGTGAAACTAATACTGGTGATGGAGCTGGCATACTAGTGGCACTCCCTCATGGTTTTTTCGTTGAG GTCACGAAGGATGTTGGCATGCAACTTCCATCTCCTGGTCAGTATGCAGTGGGTATGTTTTTCTTGCCACAGGATGATAGTCGCAGGGAGGAAAGCAAAGTTGTTTTCACTAAG GTTGCAGAATCTTTGGGACATGCTGTTCTTGGCTGGCGCTCAGTGCCAACAGATAATAATGATCTGGGTGAATCTGCTCGTCAAACTGAGCCAATCATTGAGCAAGTTTTTCTCACTCCAAGTCCTCGGTCAAGTGCCGATCTTGAGCAGCAG ATGTATATATTACGGAGGATTTCAATGGTAGCTATCCGAGCTGCTCTCAATCTGCAGCATGGTGGAGCTAAGGACTTCTATATTTGCTCACTTTCTTCtag GACTGTTGTTTATAAAGGTCAGTTGAAGCCTGATCAACTAAAGGACTACTATTATGCAGATCTTGGAGATGAAAGGTTTACAAGTTACATGGCCCTG GTTCATTCTCGATTCTCTACAAACACTTTTCCTAGTTGGGATCGTGCACAACCTATGCGAATTTTGGGCCACAACGGAGAAATCAACACATTGCGGGGCAATGTGAATTG GATGAAGGCACGTGAAGGATTGTTGAAGTGCAAGGAACTAGGTTTGTCAAAGAATGAAATGAAGAAACTTTTGCCTATTGTTGATGCTAGTTCATCTGATTCTG GCGCATTTGATGGTGTCCTTGAGCTTCTGGTCCGTGCTGGCAGAAGTCTTCCTGAAGCTGTTATGATGATGATACCTGAAGCATGGCAGAATGATAAGAACATGGATCCTGATAGGAAGGCTCTCTATGAATATTTCTCAGCTCTTATGGAGCCCTGGGATGGACCCGCCCTCATATCTT TTACGGATGGTCGCTATCTTGGAGCAACATTGGATCGTAATGGTTTGAGACCTGGCCGCTTTTATATCACTCATAATGGACGTGTTATCATGGCTAGTGAAGTAGGTGTTGTAGACATTCCTCCCGCTGAAGTGGCACGGAAAGGAAGGCTCAACCCTGGGATGATGTTGTTGGTGGATTTTGAAAATCATGTTGTTGTTGATGATGAGACACTTAAGCAGCAATTTTCACAGGCTAGACCATATGGAGAATGGCTTAGGAGACAGAAGATTTGCCTCGAAGATGTTATCAATTCTGTCCCTAAAAGTGAAAGTATTCCTCCAAGCATTTTTGGAACTGTACGG TCTCAGACTCATGATGAGGACATGGAAAACATGGGGCTTCATGGTCTTCTGGCACCACTGAAAGCCTTTGG CTATACTGTTGAAGCATTGGAAATGCTGTTGCTGCCAATGGCAAAAGATGCCACTGAAGCTCTAGGTTCAATGGGAAATGATGCTCCCTTGGCCGTGATGTCAAATAGAGAGAAACTTAGCTTTGAATACTTCAAGCAGATGTTTGCTCAAGTTACAAATCCGCCAATTGATCCGATCCGGGAGAAAATAGTTACATCCATGGAGTGCATGATTGGTCCTGAAGGGGATCTTACTGAAACCACTGAAGAGCAGTGCCATCGCCTGTCATTGAAAGGGCCTCTTCTATCCATTGACGAAATGGAAGCTGTAAAAAAGATGAACTACAGAGGTTGGCGCAGCAAAGTACTTGATATCACATATCCAAAGGAGCAAGGCCGAAAGGGTTTGGAGGAAACCTTGGATAGGATTTGTTCAGAAGCTCGTTCTGCTATCCATAAAGGCTATACAACTCTTGTACTGTCTGACAGAG GTTTTTCTTCCAATCATGTTGCTGTAAGCTCCCTCTTGGCAGTTGGTGCTGTCCATCAACATCTAGTCTCAACACTTGAGAGGACACAGGTCGGATTGCTGGTTGAATCTGCAGAGCCCCGTGAAGTGCATCACTTTTGTACTCTTGTTGGGTTTGGAGCTGATGCTGTCTGCCCGTATTTGGCCATAGAAGCAATTTGGCGATTACAAATTGATGGAAAGATCCCTCCTAAAGCAGATGGAAAATTCCAATCAAGGGAGGATCTTGTTAAGAAATACTTTAAAGCCAGCAACTATGGAATGATGAAGGTTCTTGCTAAAATGGGGATATCGACCCTAGCATCTTACAAGGGTGCACAGATTTTTGAAGCTCTAGGACTCTCTTCTGAGGTTATTGAGAAATGCTTCAAAGGAACACCAAGTAGAGTTGAAGGTGCAACATTTGAAATGCTTGCTGGAGATTCACTCCGTCTTCATGAGTTGGCATTTCCAACCAGAGCGCCACCACCCAGTAATGCAGAAGCATTACCTAATCCTGGGGATTACCATTGGAGAAAAGGAGGTGAAATTCACCTTAATGATCCCCTTGCAATTGCTAAGTTGCAAGAGGCAGCCAAAGCTAACAGTATTACCGCATACAAAGAATATTCTAAGCGTATACAGGAGCTGAACAAGAATTGCAACCTTCGTGGAATACTGAAGTTTAAAGATGTCACTGAGAAAGTTCCTTTGGACGAGGTCGAACCTGCTAGTGAGATTGTTAAGCGCTTTTGCACTGGAGCTATGAGTTATGGTTCAATATCATTGGAAGCACATACTACTCTAGCAATTGCTATGAACAAAATTGGAGGCAAATCTAATACTG GTGAGGGAGGCGAGCAACCTTCTCGTATGGAGCCTCTGCGAGATGGTTCAAGGAATCCAAAGAGGAGCTCCATTAAACAAGTAGCAAGTGGTAGGTTTGGTGTAACAAGCTACTACCTGAGCAATGCTGATGAACTCCAGATAAAGATGGCTCAG GGGGCCAAACCGGGCGAGGGGGGTGAACTTCCAGGCCATAAAGTTATTGGTGATATTGCTGTCACAAGAAATTCCACTGCTGGTGTTGGTCTTATTAGTCCTCCACCACACCATGATATCTATTCCATTGAAGATCTTGCACAGCTTATTTATGATCTTAAG AACTCAAATCCTGGCGCCAGAATTAGTGTTAAGCTAGTCTCTGAGGCTGGTGTTGGGGTAGTTGCCAGTGGGGTTGTAAAAGGGCATGCTGACCATGTTTTGATATCTGGGCATGATGGTGGCACAGGAGCTTCTCGTTGGACTGGCATAAAAAATGCTGGTCTGCCCTGGGAGCTTGGATTAGCTGAGACACATCAGACTCTAGTTGCAAATAACCTGCGAGGACGAACAGTAgtgcagacagatgggcagttaAAAACAGGCAGAGATGTTGCAATTGCAGCGCTACTTGGGGCAGAAGAGTTTGGTTTCAGCACTGCACCTCTAATAACTCTTGGCTGCATCATGATGCGAAAGTGTCACAAAAATACTTGCCCGGTTGGAATCGCCACTCAAGATCCTATTCTTCGTGAAAAATTTGCTGGGGAACCTGAACATGTTATAAACTTTTTCTTTATGCTGGCAGAGGAAGTTCGTGATATAATGTCTCAATTGGGCTTTCGGACCATGACCGAGATGGTTGGTCGTGCAGACATGCTTGAGATTGATAAGGAAGTGACTAGTAGTAATGAAAAATTGAGGAATATTGATCTTTCATTGCTTCTTAGACCTGCATCTGATATTCGGCCTGGAGTGCCTCAATATTGCATTCAAAAGCAGGATCATGGATTGCATGTGGCATTGGATCAGAAGCTTATTTCCTCATCAAAAGCTGCTCTTGAAAAAGGATTGCCTGTTTATATTGAGATGCCAGTTCGCAATGTAAACCGTGCTGTGGGTACCATGCTTAGCCATGAGGTAACTAAACGTTATATGTTGAAAGGATTGCCTACAGATTCAATCCATATTAAGCTAGTTGGAAGTGCTGGTCAGAGCCTGGGAGCTTTTCTCTGTCCTGGAATTACTATTGAGCTTGAAGGTGACAGCAATGACTATGTTGGGAAAGGATTATGTGGAGGCAAAATTGTAGTTTATCCACCAAGAGAGAGCCAATTTGATCCAAAAGAAAATATTGTTGTGGGCAATGTTGCATTATATGGTGCCACAAATGGGGAGGCATATTTTAATGGAATGGCTGCAGAAAGATTTTGTGTCCGTAACTCAGGTGCTAGAGCAGTTGTTGAAGGTGTTGGTGATCATGGTTGTGAGTATATGACTGGTGGTAGTGTTGTTATTTTAGGTAAAACTGGGAGAAACTTTGCTGCTGGTATGAGTGGTGGAATTGCTTATGTTTTCGATATTGATGGGATGTTTCAGACACGATGCAATCCTGAGTTGGTTGATCTTGAAAAGGTTGAGGATGAGGAAGACATCACAACATTGAGAATGATGATTCAACAACACCAACGTTATACAAGAAGTGTTCTAGCAAGGGAAGTCCTTTCTGATTTTGAATCTCTGCTGCCCAAGTTTTTCAAAGTGTTTCCAAGGGATTATAGGATGATTCTtcagaaaataaaagcagaagAAAATGTTAAAGAATCTGAGGAGCAAGAAGAAAAAGAGCTAATGGAAACGGATGCATTTGAAGAGCTAAAGAAACTGGCTGCAGCATCTTCTGTTGCTAAG AAAGAAGAAGACTTGGCTGCAGCAAAAAGGCCAACACAGGTTGACAACGCTGTTAAGCATAGAGGTTTTATTGCTTATGAGCGACAAAGTATTTCATATAGGGATCCTAATGATCGAATTAAAGATTGGAAAGAAGTTGCTAACGAGTGTAAGCCAGGGCCACTGATGAAAACACAATCTGCTCGCTGCATGGATTGTGGGACTCCTTTTTGTCATCAG GAAAACTCTGGGTGCCCACTTGGAAATAAAATACCTGAATTTAATGAACTGGTTCATCAAAATAGATGGCGTGAAGCATTGGATCGGCTTCTCGAGACAAATAACTTCCCAGAATTTACTGGCCGAGTCTGCCCGGCTCCTTGTGAAGGATCATGTGTTCTTGGCATCATTGAGAACCCAGTTTCTATTAAAAGTATAGAGTGTGCAATCATAGACAAGGCATTTGAAGAAGGATGGATGATACCTCGTCCTCCACAGAAAAGAACTGG GAAGAGAGTTGCTATTGTTGGTAGTGGTCCAGCTGGGCTTGCTGCTGCTGATCAGTTAAATAAAATGGGTCATTTAGTCACTGTTTACGAACGTGCTGACCGAATTGGAGGGCTTATGATGTATGGTGTTCCAAACATGAAGACGGATAAAGTTGAGATCGTTCAACGTCGTGTGGATCTAATGACCAAGGAAGGTGTTAATTTTGTGGTAAACGCTCATGTCGGAACAGATCCCAAGTTCTCCCTTGACCATCTCCGTTCCCAGAATCATGCAATCGTCTTGGCTTGTGGAGCTACTAAACCAAG GGATCTTCCTGTTCCTGGACGAGAACTCTCTGGAGTCCATTTTGCAATGGAATTTCTCCATGCAAACACTAAAAGTCTGCTTGATAGCAATCTATGGGATGGTAAATATTTGTCTGCACAAGGGAAGAAAGTGGTTGTAATAGGTGGAGGAGATACAGGAACTGATTGTATTGCAACATCTATCCGACATGGCTGTACAAATCTTGTAAATCTAGAACTACTTCCCGAACCACCTAAGAAAAGAGCACCAGGAAATCCATGGCCACAG tggCCTCGGATTTTCCGTGTAGATTATGGTCATGAAGAAGCAACATCCAAGTTTGGAAAAGACCCACGGACGTATGAGGTTCTGACCAAGCGATTTGTGGGAGATGAAAATGGAGTTGTCAAGGGCCTCGAGGTGGTCCGGGTCCATTGGGCAAAGGATAGTAGTGGAAAATTTAAGTTCGAGGAAATCAAGGGCTCTGAGGAGACTATAGAAGCTGATCTAGTTCTCTTAGCTATGGGCTTTCTTGGTCCAGAATCG GCAATTGCTGATGAACTGGGTCTAGAGCTAGACAACAGGTCCAACTTCATGGCGGAGTACGGCCACTTTGCAACCAGTGTAGATGGGGTTTTTGCTGCTGGGGACTGCCGGCGAGGCCAGTCGCTCGTCGTTTGGGCCATCAATGAGGGCCGTCAAGCTGCGGCGCAGGTCGACAAATATCTAATGAAAGATGTGGATACTAGAAGCAAAGACAGCCCCTCTGCTTCCAGCGAAGATTTAGTGCAGAAAATAACTGCTCAGGGAAAATAA